The following are encoded together in the Cyanobacterium aponinum PCC 10605 genome:
- a CDS encoding metallophosphoesterase family protein — MSNKRLVIGDVHGHYEALCSLFNHIAPLSEDQVYFLGDLIDRGPESSQVVEFVMKNDYHCILGNHEIMLLDALGNGKLNHQAFQSWLQNGGNATVMSYGHKMPSAEHIDWMKSLPFFFDLGDYWLVHAGVDPRLNITQQSPDQFCWIRSEFHSSEKPYFQDKTIIIGHTITFTFNGLKPGQIAKGEGWLGIDTGVYHHEQGWLSALDLNTNTVYQVDSFGKNFRSLPLSEVTHNVNTRKLFARRQKVLF; from the coding sequence ATGAGTAATAAAAGATTGGTTATCGGAGATGTTCATGGTCACTACGAAGCATTATGTTCCTTGTTTAATCACATTGCTCCCCTAAGCGAGGATCAAGTTTATTTTTTAGGAGATTTAATTGATCGTGGTCCTGAAAGTTCTCAGGTGGTAGAATTTGTCATGAAAAATGACTACCATTGCATCCTTGGTAATCACGAAATTATGTTACTCGATGCGTTAGGAAACGGAAAACTTAATCATCAAGCCTTCCAATCGTGGTTACAAAATGGAGGCAACGCCACTGTAATGAGTTATGGTCATAAAATGCCTTCGGCTGAACATATAGACTGGATGAAAAGTCTTCCCTTCTTCTTTGACTTAGGAGATTATTGGTTAGTTCATGCTGGAGTTGACCCCCGTTTAAATATTACTCAACAATCCCCAGATCAATTTTGTTGGATTCGCTCAGAATTTCACAGTAGTGAAAAGCCCTATTTTCAAGATAAAACAATCATCATTGGTCACACCATAACCTTTACCTTTAACGGACTAAAACCGGGTCAAATTGCCAAAGGAGAAGGATGGCTCGGCATAGATACAGGAGTTTATCATCATGAGCAAGGATGGCTAAGTGCCTTAGATTTAAACACGAATACTGTTTATCAGGTAGATAGTTTTGGCAAAAATTTCCGTTCTCTTCCTCTGTCTGAAGTAACCCATAACGTTAACACTCGTAAATTGTTCGCCCGTCGTCAAAAGGTGTTGTTTTAA
- a CDS encoding tRNA-(ms[2]io[6]A)-hydroxylase, whose product MFSFTKINLLCQPTQSAWLEQALDNLDLILLDHSHCERKAAGVAVNFLFRYPAHEDLVYQLTAIAQEELEHFEQVNQWLKRKNIPLAPLKPSPYGATLKQAIKKQEPHRLLDSLLVSALIEARSHERLGLLAQHCPDLELAKFYRGLMASEARHYGIYWVLATQYFDRTIVDLRLSELAQLESDTLSNLHPEPRIHS is encoded by the coding sequence GTGTTTAGTTTCACTAAAATTAACTTACTTTGTCAACCCACTCAGTCTGCATGGTTAGAACAGGCTTTGGATAACCTTGATCTCATTTTACTTGATCATTCTCATTGTGAACGCAAAGCGGCGGGGGTGGCGGTGAATTTTTTATTTCGCTATCCTGCCCATGAGGATTTAGTTTATCAGTTAACAGCGATCGCACAGGAGGAGTTAGAACATTTTGAGCAGGTAAATCAATGGTTAAAGAGAAAAAATATTCCTCTTGCTCCCTTAAAACCTTCTCCTTATGGTGCTACTTTGAAACAGGCTATTAAAAAACAAGAACCTCACAGACTTTTAGATTCTCTGCTTGTCTCTGCTTTAATTGAAGCGCGATCGCATGAAAGATTAGGATTACTTGCCCAACATTGCCCTGATTTAGAGTTAGCAAAGTTTTACCGAGGGTTAATGGCTTCTGAAGCTAGACATTATGGCATTTACTGGGTATTGGCTACTCAATACTTCGATCGCACCATTGTTGATTTACGCCTATCTGAATTGGCACAACTAGAAAGTGATACTTTAAGTAACCTTCATCCTGAACCGAGAATTCATAGTTAA
- a CDS encoding serine/threonine-protein kinase, with product MIISYCLNPNCSQPKNHPKLKQCYTCGANLILNNRYRAIKVLGKGGFGATFIGVDLTVTENPLCVIKQLRPNADDPQAVKTAINLFEREAKILGQINHHQIPKLLDYFEDQGQFYLIQELVNGQNLQREIKYEGVYGELALRRFLLEITPVLKYIHSQKIIHRDIKPANILRRKKDGKLILIDFGAVKDEVNTKLAKTFGQTALTKLSVGTMGYAPPEQLAMRPIYSSDIYALGATCLYLLTGKSPKNFPIDSDNGELLWQQEVSLSDKMVKILEKMLAINARDRYKSVDDVIIALDVESLEGNMLSIPTPVSSVGANISSLSETEITVGDISKTMSPAQQLRQAIQKRKTKSDRPKKMLLKWNEERFFNAHNNGKKDFSDQELQNLNLQGSKLIKCIFRYSQLQGVNFKESSLSQANFYSADLTNANFINANLFQAYFSKSNLENVDFTGANLGSADFTNANVTNANFSGANLKNAKINQQQLKSAKVNRNTTFPDGSRLWWKIF from the coding sequence ATGATTATTAGTTATTGTCTAAATCCTAATTGCTCCCAGCCGAAAAATCATCCTAAACTAAAACAATGTTATACCTGCGGTGCAAATCTGATTTTAAACAATCGTTATCGTGCCATTAAAGTTTTAGGAAAAGGAGGATTCGGTGCGACTTTTATTGGAGTAGATTTAACTGTAACTGAAAATCCTTTGTGTGTTATAAAACAATTACGCCCCAATGCAGATGACCCCCAAGCGGTTAAAACGGCAATTAATTTGTTTGAAAGAGAGGCGAAAATTTTAGGTCAGATTAATCATCATCAAATACCAAAATTATTAGACTATTTTGAAGATCAAGGACAATTTTATCTAATTCAAGAATTAGTTAATGGTCAAAATTTACAACGAGAAATAAAATATGAAGGAGTTTATGGAGAGTTAGCTTTACGAAGATTTCTCCTAGAAATTACCCCTGTTTTAAAATATATCCATTCCCAAAAAATCATTCATCGTGATATTAAACCTGCAAACATCTTACGTCGCAAAAAAGATGGGAAACTAATCTTAATTGATTTTGGTGCGGTGAAAGATGAAGTTAATACCAAATTGGCGAAAACCTTTGGACAAACGGCATTAACTAAATTATCTGTGGGTACAATGGGTTACGCCCCCCCCGAACAACTAGCCATGCGTCCAATATACTCTAGTGATATATATGCTTTGGGAGCAACGTGCCTTTATTTGTTAACAGGGAAATCACCGAAAAATTTTCCCATCGACTCGGATAACGGTGAATTATTATGGCAACAGGAAGTTTCTCTGAGTGACAAAATGGTTAAGATTTTAGAAAAAATGTTGGCTATTAATGCTAGAGATCGTTACAAAAGTGTGGACGATGTGATTATTGCCCTTGACGTAGAATCCCTTGAAGGTAATATGTTAAGTATTCCTACTCCTGTATCTAGCGTTGGAGCAAATATTTCTTCTTTGTCTGAAACGGAAATTACCGTTGGTGATATTAGTAAAACCATGTCTCCTGCCCAACAATTAAGACAGGCAATCCAAAAACGAAAAACAAAAAGCGATCGCCCCAAGAAAATGTTATTAAAATGGAATGAGGAAAGATTTTTTAATGCTCACAACAACGGCAAAAAAGACTTTAGTGACCAAGAGTTGCAAAACCTCAATCTACAAGGAAGCAAATTAATTAAATGTATTTTTCGCTATTCTCAATTACAAGGGGTTAATTTTAAAGAGAGTAGTTTATCTCAAGCCAATTTTTACTCTGCCGATTTGACGAATGCTAATTTTATTAATGCCAATTTGTTTCAGGCTTATTTTTCCAAAAGCAACCTTGAAAACGTTGACTTTACAGGGGCAAATTTAGGCAGTGCCGACTTCACTAATGCCAATGTGACTAACGCTAATTTTTCGGGGGCAAACTTAAAAAATGCCAAAATTAATCAGCAACAATTAAAATCTGCAAAGGTAAATCGAAATACAACGTTTCCTGATGGTAGTCGTCTTTGGTGGAAGATTTTTTAA